In one Manduca sexta isolate Smith_Timp_Sample1 unplaced genomic scaffold, JHU_Msex_v1.0 HiC_scaffold_400, whole genome shotgun sequence genomic region, the following are encoded:
- the LOC119193336 gene encoding uncharacterized protein LOC119193336 isoform X2, with protein sequence MMQAIDNVIYEHIKNNSPKWEPCGHPRSNMMEIGTKTIKNHMVKFAAQVFSRQVATSLEIQMKSLLSLQDHDYISLNEDIGNGLFTAEILLFINNLFDSLNGFGHYGNKLKHALSYNSEHIAFWNDAVKKLASMRFDASNERERKPLSLKHFEHNIKTIKHLWSDLLRIDGVKFLSLRRLNQDPIENFFGQIRAHGNFSTNPNCTHFVSAFKTLLINNITTGKSLYTNCSDDDDKMLGTLKHLVSHQKYGSYTDSLQCNETNFIEISIPNENIFQHKSVPYIAGAVCRFLMSNLNCKDCDNCTKALLSQRESFHELINLREYSSNVDRLCYPSNNFSQMVWQSIYIIDKMMPFLCSVYIYSDLISNLIKYIDTTWYNCNIHKTAVIKAFWSYIVRMQVKQWCINFNNRMNNIDSRPKDIEMETLIREKVTKGLSYRSQRRRSS encoded by the exons ATGATGCAAGCAATTGATAATGtcatttatgaacatattaaaaataacagtcccAAATGGGAGCCCTGTGGGCACCCCAGAAGCAATATGATGGAAATTGGAACTAAAACCATTAAGAACCACATG gtCAAATTTGCAGCCCAAGTTTTTAGCCGGCAAGTGGCTACATCACTAGAAATCCAGATGAAGTCTCTGCTATCTCTCCAGGATCATgattacataagtttaaatgaAGACATTGGAAATGGTTTGTTCACAGCagaaattcttctttttataaataatttgtttgatagtTTAAATGGTTTTGGTCATTATGGGAATAAGTTAAAACATGCTCTTTCATATAATTCGGAGCACATTGCATTCTGGAATGATGCTGTGAAAAAGCTAGCTTCAATGCGCTTTGACGCTTCCAATGAAAGGGAAAGGAAGCCTTTATCACTGAagcattttgaacataatataaaaacaataaaacatttgtggtcAGATCTGCTGAGAATTGatggtgttaaatttttaagtcttagacgtcttaatcaagatccgatagaaaacttttttggtcaaataagggcacatggtaattttagtacaaatcctaattgtactcattttgtatcggcttttaaaaccttgttgattaacaacattactaccggtaaatctttatacactaattgttctgatgatgatgacaaaatgttgggaacattaaaacatttagtcagccaccaaaaatatggttcatacactgatagtcttcaatgtaatgaaactaactttatagaaatttctataccTAACGAGAATATATTCCAACATAAGTCTGTACCATATATTGCTGGTGCAGTTTGTCGTTTTTTGATGTCCAATTTGAACTGCAAAGATTgtgataattgtacaaaagcACTATTATCTCAGAGAGAGTCATTTcacgaattaattaatttaagagaaTATAGTTCCAATGTAGATAGGTTATGTTatccttctaataattttagtcaaatggTCTGGcagagtatttacattattgacaaGATGATGCCATTTCTttgcagtgtttatatttattctgacttaataagtaatttaataaaatatattgacactacttggtacaactgtaatattcacaaaacgGCTGTTATTAAAGCTTTTTGGTCCTACATAGTTAGAATGCAAGTTAAGCAgtggtgtattaattttaataatagaatgaataatattgattcaaGGCCTAAAGATATAGAAATGGAAACTCTAATCCGTGAGAAAGTCACAAAAGGATTGAGTTATAGATCACAAAGAAGGCGTAGTTCCTAA
- the LOC119193336 gene encoding uncharacterized protein LOC119193336 isoform X1 produces MKVISKHERCGMMQAIDNVIYEHIKNNSPKWEPCGHPRSNMMEIGTKTIKNHMVKFAAQVFSRQVATSLEIQMKSLLSLQDHDYISLNEDIGNGLFTAEILLFINNLFDSLNGFGHYGNKLKHALSYNSEHIAFWNDAVKKLASMRFDASNERERKPLSLKHFEHNIKTIKHLWSDLLRIDGVKFLSLRRLNQDPIENFFGQIRAHGNFSTNPNCTHFVSAFKTLLINNITTGKSLYTNCSDDDDKMLGTLKHLVSHQKYGSYTDSLQCNETNFIEISIPNENIFQHKSVPYIAGAVCRFLMSNLNCKDCDNCTKALLSQRESFHELINLREYSSNVDRLCYPSNNFSQMVWQSIYIIDKMMPFLCSVYIYSDLISNLIKYIDTTWYNCNIHKTAVIKAFWSYIVRMQVKQWCINFNNRMNNIDSRPKDIEMETLIREKVTKGLSYRSQRRRSS; encoded by the exons GTCATCAGCAAACATGAAAGGTGTGGAATGATGCAAGCAATTGATAATGtcatttatgaacatattaaaaataacagtcccAAATGGGAGCCCTGTGGGCACCCCAGAAGCAATATGATGGAAATTGGAACTAAAACCATTAAGAACCACATG gtCAAATTTGCAGCCCAAGTTTTTAGCCGGCAAGTGGCTACATCACTAGAAATCCAGATGAAGTCTCTGCTATCTCTCCAGGATCATgattacataagtttaaatgaAGACATTGGAAATGGTTTGTTCACAGCagaaattcttctttttataaataatttgtttgatagtTTAAATGGTTTTGGTCATTATGGGAATAAGTTAAAACATGCTCTTTCATATAATTCGGAGCACATTGCATTCTGGAATGATGCTGTGAAAAAGCTAGCTTCAATGCGCTTTGACGCTTCCAATGAAAGGGAAAGGAAGCCTTTATCACTGAagcattttgaacataatataaaaacaataaaacatttgtggtcAGATCTGCTGAGAATTGatggtgttaaatttttaagtcttagacgtcttaatcaagatccgatagaaaacttttttggtcaaataagggcacatggtaattttagtacaaatcctaattgtactcattttgtatcggcttttaaaaccttgttgattaacaacattactaccggtaaatctttatacactaattgttctgatgatgatgacaaaatgttgggaacattaaaacatttagtcagccaccaaaaatatggttcatacactgatagtcttcaatgtaatgaaactaactttatagaaatttctataccTAACGAGAATATATTCCAACATAAGTCTGTACCATATATTGCTGGTGCAGTTTGTCGTTTTTTGATGTCCAATTTGAACTGCAAAGATTgtgataattgtacaaaagcACTATTATCTCAGAGAGAGTCATTTcacgaattaattaatttaagagaaTATAGTTCCAATGTAGATAGGTTATGTTatccttctaataattttagtcaaatggTCTGGcagagtatttacattattgacaaGATGATGCCATTTCTttgcagtgtttatatttattctgacttaataagtaatttaataaaatatattgacactacttggtacaactgtaatattcacaaaacgGCTGTTATTAAAGCTTTTTGGTCCTACATAGTTAGAATGCAAGTTAAGCAgtggtgtattaattttaataatagaatgaataatattgattcaaGGCCTAAAGATATAGAAATGGAAACTCTAATCCGTGAGAAAGTCACAAAAGGATTGAGTTATAGATCACAAAGAAGGCGTAGTTCCTAA
- the LOC119193336 gene encoding uncharacterized protein LOC119193336 isoform X3, which yields MKVKFAAQVFSRQVATSLEIQMKSLLSLQDHDYISLNEDIGNGLFTAEILLFINNLFDSLNGFGHYGNKLKHALSYNSEHIAFWNDAVKKLASMRFDASNERERKPLSLKHFEHNIKTIKHLWSDLLRIDGVKFLSLRRLNQDPIENFFGQIRAHGNFSTNPNCTHFVSAFKTLLINNITTGKSLYTNCSDDDDKMLGTLKHLVSHQKYGSYTDSLQCNETNFIEISIPNENIFQHKSVPYIAGAVCRFLMSNLNCKDCDNCTKALLSQRESFHELINLREYSSNVDRLCYPSNNFSQMVWQSIYIIDKMMPFLCSVYIYSDLISNLIKYIDTTWYNCNIHKTAVIKAFWSYIVRMQVKQWCINFNNRMNNIDSRPKDIEMETLIREKVTKGLSYRSQRRRSS from the coding sequence gtCAAATTTGCAGCCCAAGTTTTTAGCCGGCAAGTGGCTACATCACTAGAAATCCAGATGAAGTCTCTGCTATCTCTCCAGGATCATgattacataagtttaaatgaAGACATTGGAAATGGTTTGTTCACAGCagaaattcttctttttataaataatttgtttgatagtTTAAATGGTTTTGGTCATTATGGGAATAAGTTAAAACATGCTCTTTCATATAATTCGGAGCACATTGCATTCTGGAATGATGCTGTGAAAAAGCTAGCTTCAATGCGCTTTGACGCTTCCAATGAAAGGGAAAGGAAGCCTTTATCACTGAagcattttgaacataatataaaaacaataaaacatttgtggtcAGATCTGCTGAGAATTGatggtgttaaatttttaagtcttagacgtcttaatcaagatccgatagaaaacttttttggtcaaataagggcacatggtaattttagtacaaatcctaattgtactcattttgtatcggcttttaaaaccttgttgattaacaacattactaccggtaaatctttatacactaattgttctgatgatgatgacaaaatgttgggaacattaaaacatttagtcagccaccaaaaatatggttcatacactgatagtcttcaatgtaatgaaactaactttatagaaatttctataccTAACGAGAATATATTCCAACATAAGTCTGTACCATATATTGCTGGTGCAGTTTGTCGTTTTTTGATGTCCAATTTGAACTGCAAAGATTgtgataattgtacaaaagcACTATTATCTCAGAGAGAGTCATTTcacgaattaattaatttaagagaaTATAGTTCCAATGTAGATAGGTTATGTTatccttctaataattttagtcaaatggTCTGGcagagtatttacattattgacaaGATGATGCCATTTCTttgcagtgtttatatttattctgacttaataagtaatttaataaaatatattgacactacttggtacaactgtaatattcacaaaacgGCTGTTATTAAAGCTTTTTGGTCCTACATAGTTAGAATGCAAGTTAAGCAgtggtgtattaattttaataatagaatgaataatattgattcaaGGCCTAAAGATATAGAAATGGAAACTCTAATCCGTGAGAAAGTCACAAAAGGATTGAGTTATAGATCACAAAGAAGGCGTAGTTCCTAA